A single window of Scomber scombrus chromosome 12, fScoSco1.1, whole genome shotgun sequence DNA harbors:
- the LOC133991944 gene encoding phosphatidylcholine:ceramide cholinephosphotransferase 1-like, whose product MKRVVAWTAEDVSDWLSKEGMPEYIDALHQTNGSALLRLTEADFQTVPLSLVSSDGGQQLLEKVETLRIETHIEAHKNGHANGHAGGLPNGTSKPLRNGTLGMKDLTEMVHIRIPMTEATRPSFPAEWGKTGIAFIYAVVCFVTTTVVISVVHERVPPKEHTPPLPDKFFDMFDRISWAFSICEINGMLLVGLWLIQWLLLKHRSIIGRRFFFIVGTLYLYRCITMYITTLPVPGMHFKCSPKLLGNWEAQMRRVMKMIAGGGLSITGSHTMCGDYLYSGHTVMLTLTYLFIKEYSPKRFWWYHWFCWTLSAVGIFCILLAHDHYTVDVVVAYFITTRLFWWYHTMANQQSLKETSQSNPFSRVWWYRLFQYFEENVNGTVPRNYQLPPSWRTLQWSRSVKYSRLDNQ is encoded by the exons ATGAAGAGGGTAGTGGCATGGACAGCCGAGGATGTCTCTGACTGGTTGAGCAAAGAGGGGATGCCAGAGTACATCGATGCCCTCCATCAAACAAACGGCTCTGCCCTGCTCAGGCTCACAGAGGCAGATTTCCAGACGGTGCCCCTCTCGCTGGTTTCGTCTGATGGCGGGCAGCAACTGTTGGAGAAAGTGGAGACGCTGCGGATAGAGACTCACATTGAGGCTCATAAAAATGGGCATGCAAACGGGCACGCTGGTGGACTTCCCAACGGGACTAGCAAACCCTTAAGGAATGGTACATTGGGCATGAAGGACTTGACAGAAATGGTCCACATCCGCATCCCTATGACGGAAGCGACACGGCCCTCCTTCCCTGCCGAGTGGGGCAAGACGGGCATAGCGTTCATCTACGCAGTGGTGTGCTTTGTCACCACCACTGTCGTCATCTCGGTGGTCCACGAGAGAGTACCGCCAAAGGAGCACACCCCACCACTGCCCGATAAGTTCTTCGACATGTTTGACAGGATATCGTGGGCCTTCTCCATCTGTGAGATCAACGGCATGCTGCTGGTGGGACTCTGGCTGATCCAGTGGCTTCTACTCAAGCACAG GTCAATTATAGGCAGGCGGTTCTTCTTCATTGTGGGCACACTCTATCTGTACCGGTGTATTACAATGTACATCACCACTCTGCCTGTTCCCGGGATGCACTTCAAATGCTCTCCAAag CTTCTTGGGAACTGGGAAGCACAGATGAGGAGAGTAATGAAGATGATTGCTGGTGGGGGCCTTTCCATCACAGGTTCCCACACCATGTGTGGAGACTATCTGTACAGTGGACACACAGTAATGTTAACACTAACATACCTCTTCATCAAGGAGT aTTCCCCCAAACGCTTCTGGTGGTACCACTGGTTTTGCTGGACTTTGAGCGCTGTGGGAATTTTCTGCATCCTCCTGGCTCATGACCACTACACTGTGGATGTGGTGGTTGCATATTTTATCACTACACGCCTCTTCTGGTGGTACCACACTATGGCCAACCAGCAG TCGCTGAAAGAGACTTCACAGAGTAACCCGTTCTCACGGGTGTGGTGGTACAGACTGTTCCAATACTTTGAAGAAAACGTTAACGGCACGGTCCCTCGAAACTATCAGCTGCCACCGTCATGGCGAACGTTGCAGTGGAGCCGCAGTGTTAAGTACAGCAGACTGGACAACCAGTGA